From one Conexibacter woesei Iso977N genomic stretch:
- the hisF gene encoding imidazole glycerol phosphate synthase subunit HisF, with product MHLKRVIPCLDVDKGRVVKGTNFVGIRDAGDPVELAERYDAEGADELVFLDITATHENRGTIVDLARRTADNVFIPFTIGGGIRSVADAQAVLDAGADKVSINSAALARPELLDELAEHFGSQCVVLAIDAKRRADATQADGWEVFVAGGRTPTGRDAIEWAIEGVRRGAGEILLTSMDRDGTKDGYDLELTSAIAQAVDVPVIASGGAGGLDDITAALQSGADAAIVASLFHFGEHTVAEAKERLIAAGVPVRP from the coding sequence ATGCATCTCAAGCGCGTCATCCCGTGTCTCGATGTGGACAAGGGGCGGGTGGTCAAGGGCACCAACTTCGTTGGGATCCGAGATGCGGGGGATCCGGTGGAGCTGGCGGAGCGGTATGACGCCGAGGGTGCGGATGAGCTGGTGTTCCTCGACATCACCGCGACGCATGAGAACCGCGGGACGATCGTGGACCTGGCGCGGCGGACCGCCGACAACGTGTTCATCCCGTTCACGATCGGCGGCGGGATCCGCTCGGTGGCCGACGCGCAGGCGGTCCTGGACGCGGGCGCCGACAAGGTGTCGATCAACTCGGCGGCGCTCGCCCGGCCGGAGCTGCTCGACGAGCTCGCCGAGCACTTCGGCTCGCAGTGCGTCGTGCTGGCGATCGACGCCAAGCGCCGCGCCGACGCGACGCAGGCCGACGGCTGGGAGGTCTTCGTCGCGGGCGGCCGCACGCCGACGGGCCGCGACGCGATCGAGTGGGCGATCGAGGGCGTCCGCCGCGGCGCGGGCGAGATCCTGCTGACCTCGATGGACCGCGACGGCACCAAGGACGGCTACGACCTCGAGTTGACGTCGGCGATCGCGCAGGCGGTCGACGTCCCCGTGATCGCCTCCGGCGGCGCGGGCGGCCTCGACGACATCACCGCCGCGCTGCAGTCGGGCGCCGACGCGGCGATCGTCGCGTCGCTGTTCCACTTCGGCGAGCACACCGTCGCCGAGGCCAAGGAACGCCTGATCGCCGCCGGCGTGCCCGTCCGGCCGTAG